In archaeon BMS3Bbin15, the genomic window GGAAGTTGCTGTGAACCTGTAAGCAGTATAGGAATACCCTTTTTCTTTGCCAGACTTATAGCCGCATATGAATCAACATCAAGGTCTCCTCTGGCAATTATAACCTCCTTTGCAAAGAAGTAATGGGATAGAGCCACTGTTGCAGCATAACGATATACATCTTTAATTTCCAGTCTGGTGGCTTTCTTTTTCACAACACCTGGAATGACTGGAAATCTGTTCGAGAGCAGTAGTGGAGCAACTGCCATACTGTTTTCAACCTCAAACACTGGTTTATATGTGAGAATCTTTGATAATTTTTCCCTGATTTCACTTTTATCCTGGAATTTCCCGGTGAAGATTGTGTTCTCTGGAGGAGTAGGTATCAGGTTTTGTTTAATAATATTATAGAAAAAGTCAAGACCATCAACTATTCTGGGACCTGGCCTGTTTACAATATTCGGGTCAGGCACAACATACATCTTATTGTCTTTAACTGCCTTAAGATTCGAGAGTACAGAATCCTTACTTATATTGCTGCATACTGTAGCACCCATGCCACCTGAGCATATTATAATATCCGGGTTCTTGGAAATAAGCACCTCTTTGTTAATTATCTTCCACCCGTCGAGACCTCCTGCCACATTCACGCCGCCTGCCATGTTTATCAGGTTATTTACATAAGTCCCTTTTCCTCCTGTCCAGAGAGAAGGATACCAGACAACAAAAAATACAGACGGTTTTCTGATACTACTAAGGGAAGAAGAAAATCTCTCCACCTTGTCTATTCTCTGTGTCATATTCCGGGTAACATTCCTGGCAAGGGCAAGTTTATTACCAATCTTACCAATAGTAAGTATATTGCTCATTATCTCAGATATATTGTCTGACTTGGTGGCTAAGACAGTTATATTCAAACTTCTGAGTTTATTTATTTTCATTATAGGGTTGATTTTGGCAGCTATCACAAGGTCCGGCGTGAGGTTTACTATAACCTCTGTTTTTATACCGTACGTAAGTCCACCAACCCGTGTTATATTCATTGTAGAAATTTCAGGAGGATAATCTGAGTAAGGGTCTGCTCCAACCAGAGATTTACCCATACCCACAGCAAAGAGGTCTTCTGTAACACTCGGCGCCAGTGTGACTATCCTTGTGGGAGGGGTATAGAATATTAATGTGTTGTTGAGAGCATCTGTAACCTTAAGGTATACCTCGACACC contains:
- the btuF gene encoding vitamin B12-binding protein precursor codes for the protein MVMLKRAVLFFVVLLALGSTYGLVQNWNNSYTGDNSTYLPVPVNTSVNFSISLNQSQNVTWFLNTTYESHDSNVNSSSFIYNFTGAGTYKVDANSTYLNVSENVPWLVDVYQPLNIVSYFNNVTDSNSTTFNLSWGKSVYFNVNRSGTVVNEFWVVNGTLAYNGSTFIFSPEKYGWYNITYILNGKNSSKTLSWGVEVYLKVTDALNNTLIFYTPPTRIVTLAPSVTEDLFAVGMGKSLVGADPYSDYPPEISTMNITRVGGLTYGIKTEVIVNLTPDLVIAAKINPIMKINKLRSLNITVLATKSDNISEIMSNILTIGKIGNKLALARNVTRNMTQRIDKVERFSSSLSSIRKPSVFFVVWYPSLWTGGKGTYVNNLINMAGGVNVAGGLDGWKIINKEVLISKNPDIIICSGGMGATVCSNISKDSVLSNLKAVKDNKMYVVPDPNIVNRPGPRIVDGLDFFYNIIKQNLIPTPPENTIFTGKFQDKSEIREKLSKILTYKPVFEVENSMAVAPLLLSNRFPVIPGVVKKKATRLEIKDVYRYAATVALSHYFFAKEVIIARGDLDVDSYAAISLAKKKGIPILLTGSQQLPQVTLNAIKDLKLKKIIIVGGNNAVGNEVSEELSKYAETERIGGATRVETSIDIAKKMKPDNVIITDYNSSTEAAVLSSLYKVPVVYVSQNKLNLVIDFLKAYKPKVLFVDVSPSVKKRIEDEI